A single genomic interval of Trachemys scripta elegans isolate TJP31775 chromosome 3, CAS_Tse_1.0, whole genome shotgun sequence harbors:
- the LYRM2 gene encoding LYR motif-containing protein 2 codes for MAASRLPPAALTLRQFLRRQQVLQLYRRILQAIRQVPTETDRHYLKEWAREEFKRNKDATDEDAIRMMITQGNMQLRELERTLQLANS; via the exons ATGGCCGCGTCCCGGCTGCCTCCGGCAGCGCTGACGCTGAGGCAG TTCTTGAGAAGGCAGCAGGTTCTTCAGTTATACAGAAGAATTCTGCAGGCTATTCGTCAGGTACCTACTGAAACTGATCGGCACTATCTAAAGGAGTGGGCAAGGGAAGAattcaaaagaaataaagatgCAACAGATGAG GATGCAATTAGGATGATGATTACTCAGGGCAACATGCAGCTTCGGGAGCTTGAAAGAACACTTCAGCTGGCAAACTCCTAA